In one window of Arachis ipaensis cultivar K30076 chromosome B06, Araip1.1, whole genome shotgun sequence DNA:
- the LOC107648006 gene encoding uncharacterized protein LOC107648006, producing MRAWRVHPPHGVLKWVLVWMSFCFIVFKVGPPSQWRLKDATTVHSPCPPCEECFCSLPEYPFNPSDCGKHDPAMSEEMHKDPVTMLSEEINLQKIVANESMEHARRLVMDARKSISHYQEEAVKCNLAVETCEEARERAETQLIQERRLTALWENRAREYGWKDTTR from the exons ATGAGGGCGTGGAGGGTTCATCCACCACATGGCGTTTTGAAGTGGGTTTTAGTTTGGATGAGTTTTTGTTTCATTGTATTCAAAGTTGGACCACCCTCCCAATGGCGGTTGAAAGATGCCACAACTGTTCATTCTCCATGTCCTCCATGTGAAGAATGCTTTTGCTCTTTGCCTGAGTATCCCTTCAATCCTTCGG ACTGCGGTAAACATGATCCAGCTATGAGTGAAGAAATGCATAAGGATCCAGTGACTATGCTCTCTGAGGAGataaatttgcagaaaattgtaGCCAATGAGAGCATGGAACATGCTAGAAGATTAGTAATGGATGCAAGGAAAAGCATATCACATTACCAAGAGGAAGCAGTAAAGTGCAACTTGGCGGTGGAAACTTGTGAAGAAGCAAGAGAGAGGGCAGAGACACAGCTCATTCAAGAACGCAGGCTAACAGCTTTATGGGAAAACAGAGCTCGTGAATATGGATGGAAGGACACAACACGCTAA